GAGTCTTTGTCATGCCAATCAGACCGGCTTTGGTTGCAGCATAATTGACCTGACCGACATTGCCGTTGAGCCCTACGATCGAAGATGTATTGATAATTACCCCATTACCCTGGTTCATCATGACTTCAACAACAGCCTGGGTGCAGTTAAAAACTCCTTTAAGATTGACGTTGATAACCTTATCCCACTGTTCCTCAGTCATTTTTGATAAAAAGGCATCCTGAACAATGCCTGCATTATTTACCAAAACGTCTATTTTACCATATTTTTCCAGAGTGATTTTAACCATCTGTTTTGTTTGTTCCCTGTTGGATACATCCAGTTTAACAAAAAATCCCTCTCCATTTTTCTTGATCTCTTCTACTGTCTCCTCGCCAGCCCTTTCATTCATATCGGCTACAACAACTATGGCTCCTTCTTTTGCAAACAGGAGCGCAGTCTCTTTACCAATACCGCTTCCTGCTCCTGTAATAACTGCAACTTTGTTTTCAAGTCTCATTTTATCTTCACTCCTATTTCCCGACTCTTTCTTTTTTGTTCAATCTTCTTTTCTCCATCCACGAGTGACCTCGGCCTCAACCACTCAGCAATCCTGGGGCAGACCTCTTTCTGGGATTTGGAGCCCACAAATATTCCTATATGACCGGTCGGGAAGACCAGAGTCTCTTTATCCGAACTTGATACTGCATCCATCAGAGGTTTACTTGCATCATTGGGAACGAGGTGG
Above is a window of Candidatus Methanoperedens sp. DNA encoding:
- the fabG gene encoding 3-oxoacyl-ACP reductase FabG codes for the protein MRLENKVAVITGAGSGIGKETALLFAKEGAIVVVADMNERAGEETVEEIKKNGEGFFVKLDVSNREQTKQMVKITLEKYGKIDVLVNNAGIVQDAFLSKMTEEQWDKVINVNLKGVFNCTQAVVEVMMNQGNGVIINTSSIVGLNGNVGQVNYAATKAGLIGMTKTLAKELGKKGIRVNAVAPGFIMTPMTSNVPEKILEMMKEKTPLRRLGDAKDVAYAYLYLASDEAKFINGAVLCVDGGLVI